GTCTCGGGCAATGCTAAATACTTCGCTATATCAGCATATGCAAGAAGCCGATCGACGTTAAAAAGCAGGTCATGTAACATGCATAGGGTACATCACAGGAATTATGCCCCGGAACATGCGGAAGCTAGCAATATTTCCAAGCTTGAGATATAATCACTTTGCAAGTCTTTTCTTCACAGAAGAGATCTGCGATAACTTCAGATTCATTGACCATTCTGTATCAGAAATGTGAGCAAATCAGTTTATACTGCAGGAATCGCCATTCCATCGCCTCTGGGGTCACTTCCAGCACTGTAGACCAATTGGTCATCGTCGTAATGACAACGAATGATCTGCCCTCGACCAAACATTCCCCTCTGCCACCCGGACAGAACCTTAACTTGATGTCCAAGCCGCTTGAGGCCCTCAATGACATCATCACTGATTCCCTCCTCGATATAGACTGTCTGATTGCCAGGCTCAGAGTCAGCCGCGATACAGATTCGTGGAGCATCCAgcgctgcttgaggatgatAGTTGAACGCAAGCATGTTGAGAAGAACCTGGACATGGCCCTGCGGCTGCATGAAACCACCCATGACTCCGTAAACAGAGTGAAGAGAGCCATCGGAGCAGTTGGTAATCAGCGCAGGAATGATGGTGTGGTACGGCCGCTTTCGTGAAGCCAACGCATTAGGATGACCTGGGTCCAGAGAGAAATTGGCACCGCGGTTCTGGAGCGTAAAGCCACACCCTTTCGGAATGATCCCACTACCGAATCCAGCATAGTTACTGTTAATAAAGGAAATACCGttgccctcctcatcagtcACAGCGAAGTAGACTGTATCGCAGTGATTGTGAGCTGGACTACCATGATCGATGATGTCTGCCGCTTTCTCCGGGTTGAACAGCTTCGCCCGTTCGGCCAGATACTCCCTGGAGATCAGCTCTTTCGACGGTACCTTTTCCACATCTGGATCCGTGACCCACCATGAGGCATCGGCGAAAGCAATCCGAAGACTTTCGATAACAGCGTGAAGGTACTCTGTCGAGTTGTGCTGATCCTCAGTAAAGACAGGAATCTTTCCTGTCCGCTCGAGTTCCTCAAGAATCCCCAGGGCCATGAGAGCAACAATGCCCTGGCCGTTGGGCGGATGCTCCCATATTTCCACGCCTTGGTTTTCTTCACCGTCTGTTCCAGCGGTCTGTTTTTTAACAATATCTTGGCCAGTGAATTTGAGTGAGATAGCTTCAGTGTTCTGTGTTCCGGTCTCAGCATGATACTTGAGATCGTCCAGGGTCATGTAGCCACCCAGGTCCTGGATGACCTTGACTAGCTCCTGTGCAACTTCCCCTTCATAAAACCCCTTCTTACCCTCTGCAGCAAGTCTTCGGAAGGTCTTCGCCAATGTCGGATTCTTCATGATTTCACCAGGACGTGGGCTTCTAACACCGTCTCTGGCTTTCGGATCAAGCTTGAGCATCTCCCGGAAATTTGGAGATGCATTCCGTAGCAGGTCTTCACTTTCACGCCACTTGAAAAGCTGTTAGAATGGCACAATATGCTGCAAATGCTGGACGAACGAAAAAGGATAAACTTACAAAGTAGGAAGATAATTCTGACACCGCGAACCCTTGCTCTCCCAGTTCAATTGCTGGCGTAAGAATCTGTTCCAAAGACAGCTTGCCACTGCCGAATCTCTCCACTGTGTCTACCCATCCAGCAGCTGCGCCGGGGGTAGTTACCGATAGGACACTGGTCATTGGAATGCTCCCCTTCTCATTGGCACCGAGGTTCAGATCCTTCCTAATCTTCTCAAGCGTCGCGTTGGCGGGATATCGACCAGAACCGTTGAGTGAGTGGACCTTCTTTGATTTTGCATCGTAGAAGAGACAGAACATGTCACCACCAATCCCGGTCGATGAAGGCTCGGTGACATTCAATGCGGCGGCTATTATTGAAGCGGGTCAAACCTGCTTATTATCGCTTGTTGCAATCAGTACTTACCCACTGCTACAGCAGCGTCCTGGTGAAACGTAATAGTCAGTGAAACTGATGGCCGGAGAAATGTCCCATGCACACATACCGCAGcatttcctccttccttcaaGATTCTATGGCCCGCAGCGGCTGCCAGTGGCTGAGTACATGTTACAATGCCTTTGGTACTGTGGACAGTACTTCTTCTACTGGCGAATGGAACAAAGTCCGGGTTTAGTCTGGAATAAACAGCGTGAGAGTTGAGAGGCATTTTGAAGAGAAATGACAAGGGCAAACGACGAGCAGTAGACAGTAAGATTGAGCAAGGAGACGTGACTAAACGATGAGGGGAAGGTGATTCTTAAATGGACAACACATGAAGACACCTCCTACGTACTAAGAACTACTATCGGGATGCTCCGCTCCTTTATGCCGTGCATTCCAATACAGCAGTAACCTTATCCTTTATTGGGGTAGGTTGAATTCTGGGACAGCTTTTCGACCCTGGCAGTAGAAACCCGACATACGCAACGTTTGTTAAGTTATGCCATGCTTGAAGTATCTTCctgccatcatcaatatccGCCATTGCCTGCATCAAACTCCTCGATTTTGTTTGTTTTCGACGGAGCGCTGGACATCTTGCCGAGGAAaacagagaagatggagaaattGGAGTCACCTTCCTCTTAGGGATTGAGGGGCAGCTGTACTGCTTTGGGTTTAGTGCGGGAGCGATACGTGTGACTTTCTGATAAGACGGAGGACCACTGGCGTCATATATCACCTCTCGCGTTGGGACGCTGATGCTCAGGTTAACAAGCAGTATTGTCATAGAGACTGTGTATACAAACCCTCAAAGGGACCTGTGTCACGCTTAAAAGGTTTCCGTACGCCGTCGGCTTCTCCATTCCTGAAACGAACCACGAATTTGGTGCCCCGTTGCCCCGCGCCGACAACGGAGCGATCGTCCTCATCCGCGTCATTCCACTGTATACTCTGCACGGATGGCTGCTATACAAGAGTGACAGCCCTTCCCTGTTGATGGTGTGATAGCTGTATATATTGGATTTGATTTCAATGGTTCTCCTCCAGACTGAATTTATCATCGATAGGGCTCCCTCGAGCCGAGCGCGtcctcctcccttctctttGATGACATAATGGTGGTGTTTGTCGATTATGACCATGATGCGTTCCCCAGAGCCCATGAGGGCACCTATCAGGCGTATCTTCAGCCGGATAAGCCTGCGTTGTCGAAGTTGAAGGCTGTTGACTCTGATCTGCCAACTCATCATGAAAATGATCATTCGATGCACGATCATGCAAAGAATGACGGCTCTCATAAGATAGTGAATCGTAATGGATTTTCAGCTGCTTTGAATTGCTATCCGTATGCCTTGCTGATTGACAGTTTCTGACAATCTCTCGGTGGCGCTGACTGAAACTCTAGGATTGTCAAGGAAATCGCCCGACAAGTCGATCTCAATACACTCTATGCCCTCTCCCGAACTTGCCGTCAGTTTCATGCAAATCTAGCACCATATCGCCATCAGCTGGTGAAGCAGACCCTTCGTTGCGAGAACGAGTATGTTGAGACTTTGTCGGATCTCTTGGATGGCAGGGCGGCCATTCCTGACAGCGTGAGATCTGTGCTCCGACTTGTGAGTCAGGGAACCCTGACTGCCGGTAGACTGGTCAGGGGCAAGGTTGGTAGATGTGCTCGGGACATGGTAGCGGAGTGTCGGAGATGCTCCAGGATCATATGCAGGGTATGACCGAGTGAAGCACGTGCCAATTGATACGCTGGACTAATGTCGTCCACAGAATTGCACCATCAAAACCCCTCCAAGAAATATCCTCAAAGATCGCGTTCGTCGCCTATGTACTACCTGCCGTACAGCACCCTTGGCCGCCCATCTTACCCGGAGCCGGTCTAGTACAACTTCGTCTGAAACCCAGGTTCCGCCAGACCTTTCCAGTTTCACGGCATCAGCTTTTATCCATTCACCATGTTCGTGCGAAGATATGGTATGGCTTTGTTACCCATGCGGAAAGACTCTACGCAGTAGCGACACTACTTACCGCCGGGGGTGGACCTGGCGCACTCGGTATAGCACATATCTTGGAGGGCTAGGCACTGGGATTGGCGAGGGATGTCAAGGGGTGAAATgtgggagagaagaggattGTTTAGCTGCTCAGGAGATTGAGCTGGAAGTGGAGTGTGAGGCCGACGAGTGGTCACCCTCACGAAGTTCGCACAACCATCATCACGACGATGCGCGCATAGACGGTCACCTTAGTTTCCAGGATGAACTTCTCGGGGATCAGTCCTTAGAAAGAACTAACAGTcgtgatgaagaaaagccgGGGTACTTCAGACAGGAAATCATCGGGATCGGCGGACGAGTCAAGCAAAAAGCGAAGAAGCGCGTCACTGTCGGAGCTTGTGTTGTAGAATACGAGGATGAGCGTGATACTGGTCAATATTTGACTCGAGAAGAGCAGGGATTGAATCGGAGCTGGTGCGGCTGGTGCTGCAGGGTTATCCCGTCCAAGGATGACCTGGCTTATCCATTGTCTATGCATTGAAACATAGCTGGTCCTTAAGGCATACCAGCCTGGGTATATAGGGAACGGCATTGAAACATAGTTTATACTTTCAAAATGGAAGGGTGAAGGTTTCGTCGCACGCCGATATGATGATATAGAACTAATGAGGATCAACAATGGCACAAGAAAACTCGGTAGACATTaccgagaaaaagaaaacatgtCAGGATCCCATGATCGAGCCTCAGCCGCACAGATAATACCAAACCCTAAATGCACGCAAATACTAGTGTACCCATTGACCAACAGATTTGCTCATCATGCACGACGAATCCGCGCAGTACTCGATGGCATCCTGCTATCTCCGAGAAAGCCTATTTGGACCAGTACAGTAACAGCCCCCGTACACTGTATTGCATCACGCTCTCCCGATTTAGCATCCTTCCGGTCTTGAATTTCTGCCCAGTTGGAGTCGTAGTTTGTTTATCACGGCAGGAATGCGCTCCGAACGAGGACCTGGATGGAGTAGCAGGTTGAAAGCGAAGAGAGTGGAAAGACAATGATTGGCAAATTACGCTGGTAGGCATATGTTGCAGTTGTAACGAGGTCTGGAAATATTATTGAGGTCGAGGATGACTTAGTCAACTAACAAGTAGGACGTACGAGTCTAAGTGATTATCAACGCCAGTATCGACTGATAAAATGTCAAACGAAGAGAAAGCTCTATCGGTCAATGAAGCATGAAACCAAATCCAATGTTGCAGATGGATGAATCCGAACAAGTTCTATCATAAGGGCGTTCTGTCCAGAGACAGGTGAAAACGAAGGGAAGCTGTAATGTAATTGTACAATACTTGGAAACGATCGTATTGTTGCGGGTTCTGTAAAGCGAATCGTGGGTATATGCTCGTTAAGCAACATAAAGAAGGACATAAATGGAGTAAAAAGTTAAAAAAAACATCGCATAAACCAACTGGATGAGCACCTGAAGTTGGATATGTGATTGTGGTGAGCTATACAAGAATGTGCCTGGCCATGAGGCTTTTATCGAAGTATATTGGTGAGGATAGGATGGAGGCGTTTCTGATGACAAGGAGTGGGTTCGTGGAGAATGATAGGGCTGGTAGTCCTTGCAACCAGCCATTTGGTGATATAGATCGTGAGGGATGGCGGGATTGATTAGGAGGGGTAGACCGGTTATAGCGTCCAGGACTTCCAGGGTACAGTTTGAAAGGGCACTGTTTGGGGATGGTGGAGGTCATCATAGGCGATGTGGTGTGAGGATGGccatgaaggagaaggataCTGGCAGGTAATAGGCTACACAAACCGTTAGTTGAAAGACTCAGTAATACAGAGAATCATGGCGACGTACTGGAGAGAGCAGGCTTCCATTCAACGACATGGGAACCATTGAGGAGAGGTTGGCCTCGGCAGGATCCCAACCACGTAACGTGGAGTGCATAGGAACCGGCGAGGACGTCAGATCAGAATCGATGATGCTACTTGGATACGAATCAACTATTGTAGCTGGAGTAGATGAGAGCGAGGAACGGCTATGAGGTGGGAGAGAGAGCGAAGTGCCATCCGAGGCGGGCGACGGGCATGTTTCCGGGGTTGCGTAGAAACGTGTGTCCTCAACGGACTCGAAAATCTGGTGACTGCCATACATGGGTACCTGGGGAGCGGGATGAATGTCCATCGAGTTCCACATGAGACTGCAGTTGCTCGTGAGGCTCGGGTGCATG
The Aspergillus fumigatus Af293 chromosome 4, whole genome shotgun sequence DNA segment above includes these coding regions:
- a CDS encoding gamma-glutamyltransferase family protein; translation: MPLNSHAVYSRLNPDFVPFASRRSTVHSTKGIVTCTQPLAAAAGHRILKEGGNAAVSAALNVTEPSSTGIGGDMFCLFYDAKSKKVHSLNGSGRYPANATLEKIRKDLNLGANEKGSIPMTSVLSVTTPGAAAGWVDTVERFGSGKLSLEQILTPAIELGEQGFAVSELSSYFWRESEDLLRNASPNFREMLKLDPKARDGVRSPRPGEIMKNPTLAKTFRRLAAEGKKGFYEGEVAQELVKVIQDLGGYMTLDDLKYHAETGTQNTEAISLKFTGQDIVKKQTAGTDGEENQGVEIWEHPPNGQGIVALMALGILEELERTGKIPVFTEDQHNSTEYLHAVIESLRIAFADASWWVTDPDVEKVPSKELISREYLAERAKLFNPEKAADIIDHGSPAHNHCDTVYFAVTDEEGNGISFINSNYAGFGSGIIPKGCGFTLQNRGANFSLDPGHPNALASRKRPYHTIIPALITNCSDGSLHSVYGVMGGFMQPQGHVQVLLNMLAFNYHPQAALDAPRICIAADSEPGNQTVYIEEGISDDVIEGLKRLGHQVKVLSGWQRGMFGRGQIIRCHYDDDQLVYSAGSDPRGDGMAIPAV